One Tessaracoccus lacteus DNA window includes the following coding sequences:
- a CDS encoding YlxR family protein, producing MPVRTCIACRARAPQSELVRLVRRGDLVVDATAPRLEGRGAYVHRGCIELAVKRQAVRRTFGPGAELDASLRADPA from the coding sequence GTGCCGGTGCGCACCTGCATCGCGTGCCGCGCCCGCGCCCCCCAGTCGGAGCTTGTGCGTCTGGTGCGCCGCGGGGATCTCGTCGTCGACGCGACCGCGCCCCGACTGGAGGGGCGGGGCGCCTACGTCCACCGTGGCTGCATCGAGCTTGCCGTGAAGCGGCAGGCGGTACGCCGGACGTTCGGCCCCGGCGCCGAACTCGACGCCTCGCTGCGCGCCGATCCGGCCTGA
- the infB gene encoding translation initiation factor IF-2 encodes MAKPRVHEIAKEIGITSKELLAKLGEMGEYVRGPSSTLETPVVRRVREAYNAPGDDAPNTPTAAPAPRPAPKPAARPAAKPASPAAPAAPKPAAARPAAPAAPTATPGAPTASESQAASPARPAAPRPAAPKPHAPAPKPAARPAAKAPGSRSGGAPAPGPRPQAPGRPGAPTPGPRKPGAPRPGNNPFAASQGMGTQQRRNDRPGGGQRRDGAAPRSGGDQQRMPRPGGTGGLPGMPRPNPAMMPKTANAAIGARPSRPGGGPGRGRPGGGGGGGGRPGAGGPPMGGGMGGGRGGGRGRSGGTQGAFGRGGSAGKRGRKSKKQRRQEFDQMEAPTIGGVRLRKGDGATVRLRRGASLTDLAEKIGVEPASLVQVLFHLGEMVTATQSVADDTLEVLGAELDYNIEVVSPEDEDRELLESFDLEFGEDLGGEEDLAPRPPVVTVMGHVDHGKTKLLDALRHTNVVAGEAGGITQAIGAYQVETEVDGKDRKITFIDTPGHEAFTAMRARGAKSTDIAVLVVAADDGVMPQTIEALNHAKAAEVPIVVAVNKIDKDAADSTRVRGQLSEFGLVPEEYGGDTQFVDVSAVTRQGLDELLESIVLTADAALDLRANPDMPAQGVAIEAHLDKGRGPVATVLVHRGTLHVGDSIVAGSAHGRVRAMINDQGETVDAAPPSLPVQVLGLTAVPGAGDNFLVVDDDRMARQIADKREARMRAAQQAKSSRRKTLDQLFEQLEKGETQELLLILKGDGAGSVEALEDALSKIEVGDEVSLRVIDRGVGAITETNVSLAAASKAVVIGFNVRPTPHAQQLADRENVDIRFYSVIYQAIDEIEAALKGMLKPIFAEEVRGHAEIREIFRSSKFGNIAGCMVTNGSIRRNAKARLLRDGVVIADTSIASLRREKDDASEVREGFECGMTLSNYNDIKIGDVVETYEMVEKERE; translated from the coding sequence GTGGCTAAGCCTCGCGTCCACGAGATCGCCAAGGAAATCGGGATCACCAGTAAAGAACTGCTGGCCAAGCTGGGGGAGATGGGCGAATACGTCCGCGGACCGTCCTCCACGCTGGAGACGCCGGTGGTTCGTCGCGTCCGGGAGGCGTACAACGCCCCCGGCGATGACGCCCCCAACACCCCCACCGCGGCACCGGCCCCCAGGCCGGCGCCGAAGCCCGCCGCGCGTCCGGCCGCCAAGCCGGCCAGCCCGGCGGCCCCCGCCGCGCCGAAGCCTGCCGCCGCGCGCCCCGCGGCACCGGCGGCGCCGACCGCGACCCCCGGTGCCCCGACCGCGTCGGAGAGCCAGGCCGCGTCCCCGGCGCGTCCTGCCGCCCCGCGCCCGGCCGCGCCGAAGCCGCACGCCCCGGCACCCAAGCCCGCCGCGCGTCCCGCGGCTAAGGCCCCCGGCAGCCGTTCCGGCGGCGCGCCGGCCCCCGGCCCGCGTCCCCAGGCCCCCGGCCGTCCGGGAGCCCCGACCCCCGGCCCCCGCAAGCCGGGCGCCCCGCGCCCCGGCAACAACCCGTTCGCCGCGTCCCAGGGCATGGGTACGCAGCAGCGTCGCAACGACCGCCCCGGCGGCGGTCAGCGTCGCGACGGTGCGGCCCCCCGCTCCGGCGGTGACCAGCAGCGCATGCCGCGCCCAGGCGGCACCGGCGGCCTGCCGGGCATGCCGCGCCCCAACCCCGCGATGATGCCGAAGACCGCGAACGCTGCCATCGGCGCGCGCCCGAGCCGTCCCGGCGGCGGCCCCGGCCGTGGTCGTCCCGGCGGCGGCGGTGGCGGCGGTGGCCGTCCCGGTGCCGGTGGCCCGCCCATGGGAGGCGGCATGGGTGGCGGTCGCGGCGGCGGTCGTGGCCGCAGTGGCGGCACCCAGGGGGCATTCGGTCGTGGTGGCTCCGCAGGTAAGCGGGGTCGCAAGTCGAAGAAGCAGCGCAGGCAAGAGTTCGACCAGATGGAGGCCCCGACGATCGGCGGCGTGCGTCTGCGCAAGGGCGACGGCGCGACCGTCCGCCTGCGTCGCGGCGCCTCGCTGACCGACCTCGCCGAGAAGATCGGCGTGGAGCCGGCGTCGCTGGTGCAGGTGCTGTTCCACCTCGGCGAGATGGTCACGGCCACGCAGTCCGTCGCCGACGACACCCTCGAGGTGCTGGGCGCCGAGCTCGACTACAACATCGAGGTCGTCTCGCCCGAGGACGAGGATCGCGAGCTGCTCGAGAGCTTCGACCTGGAGTTCGGCGAGGATCTCGGCGGCGAGGAGGACCTCGCGCCGCGTCCGCCGGTCGTCACGGTCATGGGCCACGTCGACCACGGAAAGACGAAGCTGCTCGACGCGCTGCGTCACACCAACGTCGTGGCGGGCGAGGCCGGCGGCATCACGCAGGCCATCGGCGCGTACCAGGTCGAGACCGAGGTCGACGGCAAGGACCGCAAGATCACCTTCATCGACACCCCCGGTCACGAGGCGTTCACCGCCATGCGTGCCCGCGGAGCGAAGTCGACCGACATCGCGGTGCTCGTGGTCGCGGCCGACGACGGTGTGATGCCCCAGACGATCGAGGCTCTGAACCACGCCAAGGCGGCCGAGGTGCCGATCGTGGTCGCGGTCAACAAGATCGACAAGGACGCGGCCGACTCGACCCGCGTCCGCGGCCAGCTGTCCGAGTTCGGCCTGGTCCCCGAGGAGTACGGCGGCGACACCCAGTTCGTCGACGTGTCCGCCGTGACCCGTCAGGGCCTCGACGAGCTGCTCGAGTCCATCGTCCTGACCGCCGACGCGGCCCTGGACCTGCGCGCCAACCCCGACATGCCCGCCCAGGGCGTGGCGATCGAGGCGCACCTCGACAAGGGCCGCGGCCCGGTTGCCACCGTCCTGGTGCACCGCGGCACGCTGCACGTCGGCGACTCGATCGTGGCCGGCTCGGCCCACGGCCGCGTCCGCGCCATGATCAATGATCAGGGCGAAACTGTCGACGCCGCCCCGCCGTCGCTGCCCGTGCAGGTGCTCGGCCTCACCGCCGTGCCCGGCGCTGGCGACAACTTCCTGGTTGTCGACGATGACCGCATGGCCCGACAGATCGCTGACAAGCGTGAGGCCCGCATGCGTGCGGCGCAGCAGGCGAAGTCCAGCCGTCGCAAGACCCTCGACCAGCTGTTCGAGCAGCTGGAGAAGGGTGAGACGCAGGAGCTGTTGCTCATCCTCAAGGGAGACGGCGCCGGTTCCGTCGAGGCCCTCGAGGACGCGCTGTCGAAGATCGAGGTCGGCGACGAGGTGTCGCTGCGGGTCATCGACCGTGGCGTCGGTGCGATCACCGAGACCAATGTCTCGCTGGCCGCCGCCTCCAAGGCCGTCGTCATCGGCTTCAACGTGCGGCCCACGCCGCACGCGCAGCAGCTGGCCGACCGGGAGAACGTGGACATCCGCTTCTACTCGGTCATCTACCAGGCCATCGACGAGATCGAGGCGGCCCTCAAGGGCATGCTCAAGCCGATCTTCGCCGAGGAGGTCCGCGGACACGCGGAGATCCGCGAGATCTTCCGCTCGTCCAAGTTCGGCAACATCGCGGGTTGCATGGTCACGAACGGCTCCATCCGCCGCAACGCCAAGGCGCGTCTGCTGCGCGACGGCGTCGTGATCGCCGACACCTCCATCGCGTCGCTGCGTCGGGAGAAGGATGACGCCTCCGAGGTCCGCGAGGGCTTCGAGTGCGGCATGACGCTCTCGAACTACAACGACATCAAGATCGGTGACGTCGTGGAGACGTACGAGATGGTGGAGAAGGAGCGCGAGTGA
- the rbfA gene encoding 30S ribosome-binding factor RbfA, whose amino-acid sequence MANPRNAKLADQIKVVVAKTIERRVKDPRLGFVTLTDVRLTGDNREATVFYTVLGDDEQRAGTAAALASATGMLRSTVGSQLGLRFTPTLTFIEDATPETAKQIEDLLARVQASDAAAAASSEGKEFAGEADPYRKPRLSEEDDEQ is encoded by the coding sequence ATGGCAAATCCCCGCAACGCGAAGCTGGCCGACCAGATCAAGGTAGTCGTCGCCAAGACCATCGAGCGCCGGGTCAAGGACCCGCGCCTAGGGTTCGTGACGCTGACCGACGTCCGGCTGACCGGTGACAACCGTGAGGCGACCGTGTTCTACACGGTGCTCGGGGACGACGAGCAGCGCGCCGGCACCGCCGCCGCGCTGGCGTCGGCCACCGGCATGCTCCGCAGCACGGTCGGTTCTCAGCTGGGGCTCCGCTTCACGCCGACGCTCACGTTCATCGAGGACGCCACGCCCGAGACGGCCAAGCAGATCGAGGATCTGCTGGCCAGGGTGCAGGCCAGCGACGCCGCTGCGGCTGCGTCGTCCGAGGGGAAGGAGTTCGCCGGCGAGGCGGACCCCTACCGCAAGCCGAGGCTGTCCGAGGAGGACGACGAGCAGTGA
- the truB gene encoding tRNA pseudouridine(55) synthase TruB, with protein MSSPSGLVIVDKPSGVTSHQVVGRLRRLLGTRKIGHAGTLDPMATGVLILGVNRATRLLGHLALHDKEYLATVRLGESSPTDDADGEVVFVADATGLTEADVDAALEPQRGDILQRPSAVSAIKVDGKRAYARVRSGEDVVLKERPVTVSRLEVLGVRPAGRCLDVDLAVECSSGTYVRSIARDLGDALGVGGHLTALRRTRIGGYGIDDAVTLGDEPPRLMGMADAARLSFPVVDLTEAEARDVGFGRSLQRVVPADPTGVIGPDGDLLALYRPSGNGSVPVAVLV; from the coding sequence GTGAGCTCACCTTCAGGGCTGGTGATCGTCGACAAGCCGTCGGGGGTCACCAGCCACCAGGTTGTCGGGCGCCTTCGCAGGCTGCTCGGCACCCGCAAGATCGGGCACGCCGGGACTCTGGACCCGATGGCCACCGGGGTGCTGATCCTCGGAGTCAACCGGGCCACCCGGCTGCTCGGCCACCTTGCCCTGCACGACAAGGAGTACCTCGCCACCGTCCGGCTGGGGGAGTCGTCCCCCACCGACGACGCGGACGGCGAGGTCGTCTTCGTGGCCGACGCCACCGGCCTGACCGAGGCCGACGTGGACGCGGCCCTCGAGCCGCAGCGCGGCGACATCCTGCAGCGGCCCTCCGCCGTCTCCGCTATCAAGGTCGACGGCAAGCGCGCCTACGCGCGCGTGCGCTCGGGTGAGGACGTCGTCCTCAAGGAGCGACCCGTCACGGTCTCGCGCCTCGAGGTGCTGGGCGTGCGGCCCGCCGGGCGTTGCCTGGACGTCGACCTCGCCGTCGAATGCTCGTCCGGGACCTACGTCCGGTCCATCGCCCGCGACCTGGGCGACGCGCTCGGGGTGGGCGGCCACCTCACGGCCCTACGCCGTACCCGCATCGGTGGCTACGGCATCGACGACGCCGTTACGCTGGGCGACGAGCCGCCGCGGCTGATGGGCATGGCCGACGCCGCCCGGCTCAGCTTCCCCGTCGTCGACCTGACCGAGGCTGAGGCGCGGGACGTCGGCTTCGGCCGGTCGCTGCAGCGCGTCGTCCCGGCCGACCCGACCGGCGTCATCGGCCCGGACGGGGATCTGCTGGCCCTCTACCGACCCTCGGGCAATGGCTCGGTTCCGGTTGCGGTGCTGGTGTGA
- a CDS encoding bifunctional riboflavin kinase/FAD synthetase, whose protein sequence is MKDIQHGSVVVIGNFDGVHQGHRKVLTEATGDTHHPLIVVTFWPHPVSVLRPDKAPKLLTDLRSRIELLKEAGASEVRVIRFTKDVAAMSPAAFVERFLLPLRPVRVVVGENFRFGNRASGDVSTLAELGKGHFEVRPMSLASVDEEISCSTGVRAALEAGDVRTAALHLGRPFRFRGVVEVGDQRGRELGFPTANLAVPNEMAVPADGVYAGWLTRLDEPDAPRLPAAISVGTNPTFDGADHRVESYVLGRTDLELYGVEIGVDFVDRIRGQVRFAGIAALIDQMNDDVAATRVMLAIDD, encoded by the coding sequence GTGAAGGACATCCAGCACGGCAGCGTCGTCGTCATCGGCAACTTCGACGGAGTCCACCAGGGACACCGCAAGGTGCTGACCGAGGCCACCGGTGACACCCACCACCCCCTGATCGTGGTCACCTTCTGGCCGCATCCCGTCTCAGTGCTGCGGCCCGACAAGGCCCCGAAGCTGCTGACGGACCTGCGGAGCCGTATCGAGCTGCTCAAGGAGGCGGGCGCCAGCGAGGTGCGCGTCATCCGCTTCACCAAGGACGTCGCGGCCATGTCGCCTGCGGCCTTCGTCGAGCGTTTCCTGCTGCCGCTGCGTCCTGTCCGGGTCGTGGTGGGGGAGAACTTCCGATTCGGCAACCGGGCCTCGGGCGATGTGTCCACGCTCGCGGAACTGGGAAAGGGGCACTTCGAGGTGCGCCCGATGTCGCTGGCCTCCGTCGACGAGGAGATCAGCTGTTCCACGGGGGTGCGCGCGGCGCTCGAGGCAGGTGACGTCCGCACGGCGGCGCTGCATCTGGGTCGTCCGTTCCGCTTCCGTGGGGTCGTTGAGGTCGGGGACCAGCGCGGCCGCGAGCTGGGCTTCCCCACCGCGAACCTCGCCGTTCCCAACGAGATGGCCGTTCCCGCCGACGGCGTGTACGCCGGCTGGCTGACCAGGCTGGACGAGCCCGACGCCCCGCGGCTTCCCGCCGCGATCTCGGTGGGCACGAACCCCACGTTCGACGGGGCCGACCACCGCGTCGAGTCCTACGTTCTCGGCCGCACCGACCTCGAGCTGTACGGCGTGGAGATCGGCGTCGACTTCGTTGACCGCATCCGCGGGCAGGTGCGTTTCGCCGGCATCGCGGCGCTCATCGACCAGATGAACGACGACGTCGCCGCGACGCGGGTCATGCTCGCGATCGACGACTGA
- a CDS encoding GNAT family N-acetyltransferase, whose protein sequence is MVLTVSQATDADLEVLRQHQDRPELGLVDEHFRQQGTGRIIFAVVRDGERPVGSAVIDFEAGQLTPELRHMYVFKSARRQGAGRLLTRFIEQAARERGYTAVFLAVDPNNYKAVPLYISLEYHPTGEHLFVDEPEVRQVEEGETPSTHYAIYKKSLTAL, encoded by the coding sequence ATGGTCTTGACCGTCAGCCAAGCAACCGATGCAGACCTGGAGGTCCTCCGCCAGCACCAGGACCGACCCGAGTTGGGGCTGGTCGACGAGCACTTCCGCCAGCAGGGCACAGGTCGCATCATCTTCGCCGTCGTGCGAGACGGAGAACGGCCTGTCGGCAGCGCGGTCATCGACTTCGAGGCGGGTCAGCTGACGCCGGAGCTGCGGCACATGTATGTGTTCAAGTCCGCCCGTCGCCAGGGCGCCGGCCGGCTCCTGACGCGCTTCATCGAGCAGGCGGCCCGCGAGCGCGGGTACACGGCGGTCTTCCTGGCCGTCGACCCCAACAACTACAAGGCCGTCCCGCTCTACATTTCGCTGGAATACCACCCCACGGGCGAGCACCTCTTCGTCGACGAGCCCGAGGTGCGTCAGGTCGAGGAGGGCGAGACTCCCAGCACCCACTACGCGATCTACAAGAAGAGCCTCACGGCCCTGTAG
- the rpsO gene encoding 30S ribosomal protein S15: MDAELKKKTIEEYATAPGDTGSPDVQIALLSKRIAHLTEHLKQHKHDHHSHRGLMLMVGKRRRLLNYVAKNDVDHYRELIARLGLRR, translated from the coding sequence ATGGATGCAGAGCTGAAGAAGAAGACGATCGAAGAGTACGCGACCGCGCCTGGTGACACCGGTTCGCCTGACGTGCAGATCGCGCTGCTGTCCAAGCGCATCGCTCACCTGACCGAGCACCTGAAGCAGCACAAGCACGATCACCACAGCCACCGTGGCCTGATGCTCATGGTCGGTAAGCGTCGCCGCCTTCTCAACTACGTTGCGAAGAACGACGTCGACCACTACCGCGAGCTCATCGCGCGCCTCGGGCTGCGTCGCTGA
- a CDS encoding proline dehydrogenase family protein, which produces MQQIDIASLTESAVATARRWADECRAHPEPRAARLLAAALKHPSGLRFTLDFVDSVMRPEDPQVASRALLELSKRPVDFLPVPLRVAMRSVGAAPRAALPAVRRTFAMLVGDLVVDTHGQLAPVLKRLRAGGSGLNINLLGEAVLGDEHAAARLDATTKLLARDDVDYVSIKVSSVLGAHSQWAHAAAVDAAVERLRPLMTLAAREGKFVNLDMEEYRDLHLTLDVFRRLLMEPDLLRLRAGVAIQTYLRESGLVLDELDTFAAARVAAGGVPIKVRLVKGANLAMEKVHAELRGWPNPVHPTKETTDASYLRALDRCLTPERTARVQIGVASHNIYTLAMAWELAKARGVTGAVDIEMLSGMAVPLQHVIRDEVGGLRLYVPVVPRAEYDSAISYLVRRLEENAAPENFMSGAASLGSDPAFLDREEARFRAACTHLDDPVPTAWQTQIRSAVTDGFANTSDTDPALPANQAWAEAIRAGLPCPDLGADTLDAATTDDAATVARVVAAGRAAGAEWASTPVEERVAALHRLGTELEAARSDLVRVAADEVGKLIDQADVEVSEACDFAHYYATLAAEQVVGATHVPPALVLVTSPWNFPIAIPLGGVAAALAAGSAVILKPAPPARRIAALLIEACRRAGIPADAAQLLFIEDGPLGEQLITDDRVDQVVLTGAAETAELFRSWRPDLHLLAETSGKNAIVVTPSADLDLAAADLVYSAFGHAGQKCSAASLGILVGDVAKSRRFLDQVLDAARSLTVAWPDEPLAEMGPLTEEPGEKLLRGLTELEPGQSWLLKPERLDDRLWRPGVRDGVRPGSEFHQTEYFGPVLGLMAARDLDEAIAWQNGTRYGLTAGLHSLDATEVQRWINRIQAGNAYVNRTITGAIVRRQPFGGWKRSAVGPGTKAGGPNYLTGFGRWEPAAPVAGGALRAPTVARLVGRAVGLLDAEDARWLHQAAVSDEAAARAIFGVTHDPSALVSEINVLRYRPVPVTVRVEEASARDVLREASAALAAGSRVGFSFRTAPPSDLADTLEAAGFAVTVVADAAFDASAIGRVRHLGSRSLLAAVGGSIDLTVYDGPSVPAGRIALLPYVREQAVSITNHRFGHPTQLTARLSL; this is translated from the coding sequence ATGCAGCAGATCGACATCGCTTCGCTGACCGAGAGCGCCGTCGCGACCGCCCGTCGCTGGGCCGACGAGTGCCGCGCCCACCCCGAGCCCAGGGCCGCACGGCTCCTGGCCGCCGCCCTGAAGCACCCGTCCGGGCTGCGCTTCACACTGGACTTCGTCGACTCCGTGATGCGCCCCGAGGACCCCCAGGTGGCCTCCCGCGCGCTGCTCGAGCTGTCGAAGCGCCCCGTCGACTTCCTGCCGGTACCGCTGCGCGTGGCCATGCGCTCGGTCGGCGCCGCGCCGCGCGCCGCGCTGCCGGCCGTGCGGCGTACCTTTGCGATGCTGGTCGGCGACCTCGTCGTCGACACGCACGGCCAGCTCGCTCCGGTGCTGAAGCGGCTGCGTGCCGGCGGATCCGGCCTCAACATCAACCTGCTCGGCGAGGCCGTCCTCGGCGACGAGCACGCCGCGGCACGTCTCGACGCCACGACGAAGCTGCTGGCCCGCGACGACGTCGACTACGTCTCGATCAAGGTCTCCTCCGTCCTCGGCGCGCACTCGCAGTGGGCGCACGCCGCGGCCGTCGACGCGGCCGTGGAGCGGCTGCGGCCGCTGATGACGCTCGCCGCCCGGGAGGGGAAGTTCGTCAACCTGGACATGGAGGAGTACCGCGACCTCCACCTGACCCTCGACGTGTTTCGCCGGCTGCTGATGGAGCCCGACCTGCTCCGCCTCCGCGCCGGCGTCGCTATCCAGACCTACCTGCGGGAGTCCGGCCTCGTGCTCGACGAGCTTGACACGTTCGCCGCGGCCCGCGTCGCCGCCGGCGGGGTGCCGATCAAGGTGCGGCTGGTCAAGGGCGCCAACCTCGCCATGGAGAAGGTACACGCCGAACTGCGCGGCTGGCCGAATCCCGTGCACCCCACCAAGGAGACCACGGACGCGTCCTACCTGCGGGCGCTGGACCGGTGCCTGACGCCGGAGCGCACGGCCCGCGTCCAGATCGGCGTCGCGAGCCACAACATCTACACCCTGGCCATGGCGTGGGAACTGGCGAAGGCGCGCGGCGTCACCGGCGCCGTCGACATCGAGATGCTCTCGGGCATGGCGGTGCCGCTGCAGCACGTGATCCGCGACGAGGTCGGCGGGCTGAGGCTCTACGTGCCCGTGGTCCCGCGCGCCGAGTACGACTCGGCGATCTCCTACCTCGTGCGCCGGCTCGAGGAGAACGCCGCTCCGGAGAACTTCATGTCCGGGGCCGCCTCGCTCGGCAGCGACCCCGCCTTCCTCGACCGCGAGGAGGCCCGCTTCCGGGCGGCCTGCACACACCTGGACGACCCGGTGCCGACGGCCTGGCAGACGCAGATCCGAAGTGCCGTTACGGACGGCTTCGCCAACACCAGCGACACGGACCCGGCCCTGCCCGCGAACCAGGCCTGGGCCGAGGCCATCCGCGCCGGGCTCCCCTGCCCCGACCTCGGCGCCGACACCCTCGACGCTGCGACAACTGACGACGCCGCCACGGTGGCGCGGGTCGTCGCGGCCGGCCGCGCGGCGGGGGCCGAGTGGGCTTCGACGCCCGTCGAAGAGCGGGTCGCCGCGCTGCACCGCCTCGGAACCGAGCTCGAGGCCGCGCGCAGCGACCTGGTCCGCGTCGCCGCCGACGAGGTGGGCAAGCTCATCGACCAGGCCGACGTCGAGGTCTCCGAGGCCTGCGACTTCGCGCACTACTACGCGACGCTGGCCGCCGAACAGGTCGTCGGCGCGACGCACGTCCCGCCGGCGCTCGTGCTGGTCACCTCCCCCTGGAACTTCCCCATCGCCATCCCGCTGGGCGGCGTCGCCGCCGCCCTGGCCGCGGGGTCGGCCGTCATCCTGAAGCCGGCACCGCCCGCGCGTCGGATCGCCGCGCTGCTGATCGAGGCGTGCCGCCGGGCGGGGATCCCGGCCGACGCAGCGCAGCTGCTGTTCATCGAGGACGGCCCTCTCGGCGAGCAGCTCATCACGGACGACCGCGTCGACCAGGTGGTCCTCACCGGCGCGGCGGAGACCGCCGAGCTGTTCCGCTCCTGGCGCCCGGATCTCCACCTGCTGGCGGAGACCTCTGGCAAGAACGCCATCGTCGTCACCCCGTCGGCGGACCTCGACCTGGCCGCCGCCGACCTGGTGTACTCGGCCTTCGGGCACGCCGGCCAGAAGTGTTCGGCCGCGTCGCTCGGCATCCTGGTGGGCGACGTGGCGAAGTCCCGCCGCTTCCTCGACCAGGTCCTCGACGCCGCCCGCTCGCTGACGGTCGCCTGGCCCGACGAGCCCCTCGCGGAGATGGGTCCCCTGACGGAGGAGCCGGGCGAGAAGCTGCTGCGCGGCCTGACGGAACTGGAGCCGGGGCAGAGCTGGCTACTCAAGCCGGAGCGCCTCGACGACCGGCTGTGGCGACCCGGGGTCCGCGACGGCGTGCGCCCGGGCAGCGAGTTCCACCAGACCGAGTACTTCGGCCCCGTGCTGGGGCTGATGGCCGCGCGAGACCTCGACGAGGCCATTGCCTGGCAGAACGGCACCCGCTACGGACTCACCGCCGGGCTCCATTCGTTGGACGCCACCGAGGTGCAGCGCTGGATCAACCGGATCCAGGCCGGCAACGCCTACGTCAACCGCACGATCACCGGCGCCATCGTCCGCCGCCAGCCGTTCGGCGGCTGGAAGCGCTCGGCCGTCGGTCCCGGCACCAAGGCGGGAGGTCCGAACTACCTCACCGGCTTCGGCCGCTGGGAGCCGGCCGCGCCCGTCGCGGGAGGCGCGCTGCGCGCCCCGACCGTCGCTCGACTCGTCGGCCGCGCCGTCGGGCTGCTCGACGCTGAGGACGCCCGCTGGCTGCACCAGGCCGCGGTCTCCGACGAGGCGGCCGCCCGCGCGATCTTCGGCGTCACGCACGACCCGTCGGCGCTGGTCAGCGAGATCAACGTGCTGCGCTACCGGCCGGTCCCGGTCACGGTGCGCGTCGAGGAGGCCAGCGCGCGCGACGTGCTCCGTGAGGCGTCCGCGGCCCTGGCGGCCGGCTCGCGGGTCGGGTTCTCCTTCCGCACCGCGCCGCCCAGCGACCTGGCGGACACGCTCGAGGCCGCAGGCTTCGCCGTGACCGTCGTCGCGGACGCGGCCTTCGACGCCTCGGCCATCGGCCGGGTCCGGCACCTCGGCAGCCGGTCGCTGCTGGCGGCGGTCGGCGGCTCGATCGACCTGACGGTGTACGACGGGCCCAGCGTGCCGGCCGGCCGGATCGCGCTACTCCCCTACGTGCGGGAGCAGGCCGTCTCCATCACCAACCACCGTTTCGGGCACCCGACGCAACTCACCGCGAGGCTCTCCCTGTAG